The following are encoded in a window of Spirochaetota bacterium genomic DNA:
- a CDS encoding glycoside hydrolase family 20 zincin-like fold domain-containing protein: MKTIPFFADLKKAMNTTIPRFRKSVPKSNEICLSDTWGITLPENASPRVVQAVKGLRAFMKASGVTIHERRMAVKNTISLICKASKKAESYSIDVTREVIRIEGDDSGIMYALFHLEDIMRVHGAPILPIGTISKSPSLQTRILRSPMAFFYADEFARQKIAYPDNYLNKIAHSGFNGIWLRGKLSDLAKVDVFPEFGVGSDEKIAELNDLVVRASRYGIRVYLYFNEPLAMPENSAFFDSYPHVKGQLHADEKAAALCTSTPEVKSFLRDGMRSIFSRIPLLGGVILITASEYHTHCYSHFTTRENQFETGVSTMQCPRCRERTPEDVIGEVITLIRDGVKAANPEAQVIAWNWSWSMYYDDPQSKIIAKVPHDVIIMADFERGSQRVTDGFEHLIDEYSLTFVGPADRFSRTAQEVMSSGREVYAKLQIGTTHEIASVPYFPLYRNLAEKLIRAKERGVSGAMECWNFGNILSPNTEVANAFSWDPIPSDIDEYLLTFAQREFGTTAAPGFCNAWRHFDSAAKHYPFSIPLLYWGPQNYGPAYPLVFEKNDAPTPVAWLLPAEIQYDMYHVLMERIDFGDDITCYLGPFTPEKLVSCLRNFCREWEKGLAVMKKTAKMVPPALKPNYIREYTVSAAVHSQLLTAAHVTEFISLRNAYLEETNVRASHTLLSRMSAIAREEIANARHCRTLAVKNPMLGFHGEAFGYQYTPKKIDAKITVTKATLTKIDALLKMPVA, from the coding sequence ATGAAAACGATACCGTTCTTTGCCGATCTAAAAAAAGCGATGAATACCACTATCCCGCGTTTCAGAAAGTCAGTACCGAAAAGCAACGAGATCTGCCTTTCCGACACATGGGGCATAACGCTTCCCGAAAATGCATCGCCACGGGTCGTTCAGGCGGTGAAGGGATTGAGGGCGTTCATGAAGGCGTCCGGCGTCACCATCCATGAACGGCGCATGGCCGTGAAAAACACCATTTCACTTATATGCAAAGCAAGCAAAAAAGCAGAGTCGTATTCCATAGATGTTACTCGTGAAGTGATACGAATCGAAGGCGATGACAGCGGCATCATGTATGCTCTTTTCCATCTGGAAGATATCATGCGCGTACACGGCGCTCCGATACTGCCTATCGGCACGATATCGAAAAGTCCATCGCTTCAGACGCGCATTCTCCGTTCACCCATGGCGTTTTTTTATGCGGATGAATTCGCACGACAGAAGATCGCATACCCTGACAACTATCTCAACAAAATCGCCCACAGTGGCTTCAACGGTATTTGGCTGCGCGGAAAGCTATCCGACCTGGCCAAGGTCGATGTATTCCCCGAGTTCGGGGTCGGTTCGGATGAAAAGATCGCTGAGCTCAATGACCTCGTTGTACGAGCATCACGGTACGGCATCAGGGTGTATCTCTATTTCAATGAACCGCTTGCAATGCCCGAGAACAGCGCGTTTTTTGATTCGTATCCGCACGTCAAGGGGCAGTTGCATGCTGATGAAAAAGCAGCCGCGCTTTGCACGAGCACACCTGAGGTAAAGTCATTTCTCCGCGATGGCATGCGTTCCATTTTTTCTCGTATCCCACTGCTCGGGGGTGTTATACTTATTACAGCGTCGGAGTATCATACGCACTGTTATTCTCACTTCACCACTCGGGAAAATCAGTTCGAAACGGGGGTGAGCACAATGCAATGCCCACGCTGCCGAGAACGCACACCCGAAGATGTTATCGGCGAGGTCATAACGCTCATACGCGATGGTGTCAAGGCTGCAAACCCCGAGGCACAGGTCATCGCCTGGAACTGGAGCTGGAGCATGTATTATGACGATCCGCAATCAAAGATCATCGCGAAAGTTCCGCATGATGTCATCATCATGGCTGACTTTGAACGTGGATCTCAGCGCGTGACTGACGGGTTTGAACATCTTATTGACGAATACAGCCTGACTTTTGTCGGTCCCGCCGACCGATTTTCCAGGACCGCACAAGAAGTGATGTCAAGCGGCCGAGAGGTGTATGCAAAGCTGCAGATCGGGACAACTCACGAGATCGCATCAGTACCATATTTCCCACTCTATCGGAATTTAGCTGAAAAGCTCATCCGCGCAAAAGAGCGTGGCGTTTCCGGCGCGATGGAATGCTGGAATTTCGGCAACATACTTTCGCCGAACACCGAAGTCGCCAACGCATTTTCCTGGGACCCGATCCCGTCAGATATTGATGAATATCTTTTGACATTCGCACAGCGTGAATTCGGCACGACCGCTGCACCGGGATTCTGTAACGCATGGAGGCATTTCGATTCTGCAGCTAAGCACTATCCGTTCAGCATTCCGCTCCTCTACTGGGGGCCGCAGAATTACGGACCGGCGTATCCGTTGGTATTCGAAAAGAATGACGCCCCAACACCGGTAGCATGGCTTCTCCCCGCCGAGATACAATATGACATGTACCACGTACTCATGGAACGTATAGACTTCGGTGACGACATTACCTGTTATCTCGGTCCATTTACACCTGAAAAACTGGTGTCTTGTCTCAGAAACTTTTGCAGGGAATGGGAAAAAGGGCTTGCGGTGATGAAGAAAACGGCAAAGATGGTCCCTCCCGCATTAAAACCGAACTATATTCGCGAATACACTGTATCGGCGGCGGTTCATTCACAGCTGCTTACGGCAGCACATGTTACCGAGTTCATCAGTCTCAGGAATGCCTATCTTGAAGAAACAAATGTACGGGCATCGCATACGCTGTTGAGTCGCATGTCCGCCATAGCACGCGAAGAAATAGCAAATGCACGGCACTGCCGTACACTAGCCGTAAAAAACCCCATGCTGGGGTTCCATGGCGAAGCATTCGGCTACCAATATACGCCGAAGAAGATAGATGCAAAAATTACTGTGACAAAAGCGACATTGACGAAGATCGATGCACTCTTAAAGATGCCTGTTGCATAA
- a CDS encoding DegT/DnrJ/EryC1/StrS family aminotransferase encodes MSKKQNATDFRYNTGATRIPWATVGESVHADDIVDILKFLVPAGDAKTKYRAQFSRLAAEVHKTCALGGYARKLTLGSKVKELEKKVSAFLGAKHAVFLTNATAGFEIAHGFAGVKAGDEVIVPAITFAATMLYPLSLGAKVVFADVDPITLNMDPADVERKITAKTKVIMPVHLGGYPVDMDPIMKIANARGITVLEDAAHGFGGMYKGKHLGTIGHFGAYSFHEVKNITSLGEGGILVTNEPCGEDFAKARFAGFDIAHPIDHWLYDIAALKWRGEHFVPGNHSATEIQAVALSGQLKRLNTIIAKRRKNAAYLNSRLSGIPGIEVPPLDSKDIKSTHHLYLLKIDPSALRGDIQDFKKNLSAHGVTQIAHFAPLYRFSMLRQLGYDTAAIARTCPRAEDAFLHRFTHLPLYDFAQKDIACMADAVIKSVTAMKR; translated from the coding sequence ATGTCAAAGAAACAGAACGCAACAGATTTTCGATACAATACGGGTGCGACACGGATCCCCTGGGCAACGGTCGGTGAATCGGTACACGCCGATGATATCGTGGACATCCTGAAGTTCCTGGTGCCGGCGGGAGATGCCAAGACGAAGTATCGCGCTCAGTTCTCACGTCTTGCGGCAGAAGTGCATAAGACCTGCGCCCTCGGCGGGTACGCACGAAAACTTACGCTCGGCTCCAAAGTAAAAGAGCTTGAAAAAAAAGTGAGTGCATTCCTCGGTGCAAAACATGCAGTATTCCTCACGAACGCTACGGCCGGCTTTGAGATCGCACACGGTTTTGCCGGTGTGAAAGCGGGGGATGAAGTCATTGTTCCCGCAATAACGTTTGCCGCGACCATGCTCTATCCTCTTTCTCTCGGTGCGAAGGTGGTATTCGCCGATGTCGACCCGATAACACTGAATATGGACCCGGCGGACGTGGAACGGAAGATCACCGCAAAGACAAAGGTCATCATGCCGGTGCATCTCGGCGGCTATCCGGTGGACATGGACCCTATAATGAAGATCGCGAACGCACGTGGCATAACAGTGCTTGAGGACGCTGCTCACGGCTTCGGCGGCATGTACAAGGGGAAGCATCTCGGCACTATAGGACACTTCGGTGCGTACAGTTTCCACGAAGTAAAGAACATCACCTCGCTCGGCGAGGGCGGCATCCTCGTCACGAATGAACCGTGCGGCGAAGATTTCGCAAAGGCCCGCTTTGCAGGATTCGACATCGCGCACCCAATAGATCATTGGCTCTATGATATCGCAGCGCTTAAGTGGCGCGGGGAACATTTCGTTCCCGGCAATCATTCGGCAACGGAGATTCAGGCGGTTGCGTTATCCGGGCAGCTCAAGCGATTGAACACCATAATCGCAAAACGCAGAAAGAACGCGGCGTACCTTAATTCGCGGCTTTCCGGGATACCCGGCATTGAAGTGCCGCCGCTCGATTCAAAGGATATAAAAAGCACGCATCATCTCTATCTTCTGAAAATTGATCCGTCTGCGTTACGCGGCGACATTCAGGATTTCAAGAAAAATCTCAGCGCCCATGGAGTTACACAGATAGCACATTTTGCACCGCTGTATCGTTTTTCAATGCTCAGGCAGCTCGGCTATGATACCGCCGCCATTGCGAGAACATGCCCTCGTGCGGAGGATGCATTCCTTCATCGCTTCACGCATCTGCCGCTGTACGATTTTGCACAGAAGGATATCGCCTGCATGGCGGATGCGGTGATCAAATCGGTAACGGCGATGAAGCGCTAG